A genome region from Lytechinus pictus isolate F3 Inbred chromosome 16, Lp3.0, whole genome shotgun sequence includes the following:
- the LOC135157050 gene encoding galactosylceramide sulfotransferase-like produces the protein MPFPSHPRPTFVLFIIAVIFVIVSISAILSLPPVANQKISKGTGRGDPELLFQANGNTPTEQLKGHRASLASSNTKCVPHQKLVFLKTHKTGSTTLASIIQRYGYLKNLTFLVPHRNHFVNYQNIFNVDKINLTEVKDTGEVRWSFQKGYDILTNHARYNRSSMGIVFHDARYITILREPSAQFESAFYYFEIWRSIPRSREPLKLFMGDPELHFRKVMQTRQYYKDSMHNQQLFDLGMSHDDMNDDDKVKRKIHEIDAEFDLVMITEYYDESLILLRKLLCWSMDDILYLAKGTRTPDYHVEVGPDLRTKIQTWNKADVWLYKHFNETFWRKVRSYGPEFGKDLAEFRARLAATHDSCCNSTRMNAKDRRVMLFSLKNNPSVWCKNLARGDVDYTRLIRERMTQRGIPTYFSREHHRRKQNS, from the exons ATGCCGTTTCCTTCCCACCCTCGCCCGACCTTCGTCCTTTTCATCATCGCTGTCATCTTCGTCATCGTCTCGATATCAGCTATACTTTCATTACCTCCTGTTGCAAATCAAAAAATCAG CAAAGGTACTGGTCGCGGTGACCCGGAActgctgtttcaagccaacggAAATACACCCACAGAGCAACTCAAGGGACACAGGGCTTCATTGGCATCAAGTAACACCAAATGCGTACCCCATCAGAAACTGGTCTTCCTGAAGACACACAAGACAGGGTCAACAACCTTGGCATCCATTATCCAACGGTATGGTTACCTCAAGAATCTTACCTTCCTGGTTCCACATCGAAACCACTTTGTCAACTACCAGAATATCTTTAACGTGGACAAGATCAACCTTACAGAGGTGAAAGATACGGGGGAAGTCCGATGGTCATTTCAAAAGGGATATGATATCCTCACCAACCATGCACGTTATAACCGATCATCCATGGGCATTGTGTTCCACGATGCCAGATACATTACGATACTGAGAGAACCATCCGCCCAGTTCGAATCTGCATTCTACTACTTTGAAATCTGGCGGTCCATTCCGCGGTCTCGAGAACCGCTCAAGTTGTTCATGGGAGATCCAGAATTACACTTCCGGAAAGTCATGCAAACGCGACAGTACTACAAAGACAGCATGCACAACCAGCAACTCTTTGACCTCGGTATGTCGCATGACGAcatgaatgatgatgacaagGTCAAGAGGAAAATCCACGAGATCGATGCCGAATTCGACCTCGTCATGATCACCGAATACTATGATGAGTCTTTAATCCTCCTCAGGAAACTTCTTTGTTGGAGTATGGATGATATTCTGTATCTCGCTAAAGGAACACGTACACCCGACTACCACGTCGAGGTGGGCCCAGACCTTCGCACTAAAATACAAACATGGAACAAAGCAGACGTCTGGCTCTATAAGCATTTTAATGAGACGTTTTGGCGGAAAGTGAGAAGTTACGGTCCCGAGTTTGGAAAAGATCTTGCGGAGTTCCGAGCGAGACTTGCTGCCACGCATGACTCTTGCTGCAACAGTACCCGTATGAACGCGAAAGATAGGAGGGTGATGCTTTTTTCTCTAAAGAATAACCCTTCAGTGTGGTGCAAAAACCTTGCCAGAGGAGATGTTGATTACACCCGACTTATCAGGGAACGTATGACGCAACGTGGTATACCTACATACTTTTCACGTGAACACCATAGACGGAAACAAAACTCTTAA
- the LOC129278523 gene encoding galactose-3-O-sulfotransferase 4-like: MVSQRRFVVACITMALLVTMVIYLTCTVADGVVTFLLNKNVLTTNGISPDFEHQIVHPVDVTHHPILGNSKTIPDPLQPRLVFLKTHKTASSTVTSVLQRYGYLNGLSFLMPKCGHTLDTYHHFDGFKVKGLSSKSAKTNNMQFNFLTNHARYSRTDMDRVFGGARYVTILRDPVEQFESMFYYFEMFRYLPPGKNSLGAFFEDPEQKFELMRSKKKQYTEKRMHNQQLFDLGVELDDMDDPSIINETIDRLHGELDLVMITEYFDESVLLLSKMMNWSLADVRYITRGQRKRSFREPLTDVTRDQISAWNSADLKLYEHFNRTFWEKVKQYGPNFEEDLNEFRRLQRDLSQTCRDMGNDDVTDRRVVRARIKVGAPEWCSLFFTDDVHFTSLIRQRMKNKGMPLYDSCG, from the exons ATGGTCTCTCAGAGGCGCTTCGTGGTAGCCTGCATCACCATGGCGTTGttggttaccatggtaatttaCTTGACATGCACAGTGGCAGATGGTGTTGTGACATTTCTTCTGAACAAGAATGTACTTACTAC GAATGGAATCAGCCCTGACTTTGAACACCAAATTGTTCATCCAGTCGACGTCACGCATCACCCAATCCTCGGGAACTCAAAGACCATACCAGATCCTCTGCAGCCTCGTCTCGTGTTCCTAAAGACGCACAAAACGGCATCATCAACTGTTACTTCGGTCCTGCAACGGTATGGTTATCTCAACGGCCTCTCCTTCCTCATGCCAAAATGTGGGCATACCCTGGACACGTACCATCACTTTGATGGCTTCAAAGTCAAAGGCCTCTCATCCAAGTCTGCAAAAACGAACAACATGCAATTCAACTTTCTAACAAACCACGCCCGCTACAGCCGAACGGACATGGATAGAGTTTTCGGGGGAGCGAGGTACGTCACTATATTACGTGACCCTGTTGAGCAATTCGAATCCATGTTCTATTATTTCGAGATGTTTCGATATCTCCCACCGGGGAAGAATTCGCTGGGGGCGTTCTTTGAAGACCCGGAGCAAAAATTCGAACTCATGAGGAGCAAAAAGAAGCAGTATACGGAGAAGCGGATGCATAATCAACAACTCTTTGATCTAGGAGTTGAGCTAGATGACATGGATGATCCTTCCATCATAAATGAGACTATAGATCGTCTCCATGGTGAGCTTGACCTGGTGATGATCACCGAGTACTTTGACGAGTCCGTGTTGCTTTTAAGTAAAATGATGAATTGGAGTTTGGCCGATGTTAGATACATAACGAGAGGTCAGAGGAAAAGAAGTTTTCGCGAACCACTTACTGACGTCACGCGCGATCAGATTAGCGCGTGGAATTCCGCGGATTTGAAACTATACGAGCATTTCAACAGAACGTTCTGGGAAAAGGTGAAGCAGTATGGGCCCAATTTTGAGGAGGATTTAAACGAGTTTCGACGACTGCAACGCGATTTATCTCAGACTTGTCGTGATATGGGTAATGATGACGTCACTGATCGTCGAGTCGTGAGGGCAAGGATCAAAGTAGGAGCACCGGAGTGGTGCTCACTTTTCTTTACGGACGATGTGCATTTTACATCCCTCATTCGCCAAAGAATGAAGAATAAAGGAATGCCACTCTACGATTCATGCGGCTAG